A DNA window from Candidatus Acidiferrales bacterium contains the following coding sequences:
- a CDS encoding ferredoxin family protein — MAYIIAEPCIGTKDTACVDVCPVDCIHPAKNRDYHGGPENQGTKNFDEVPQLYINPQECIDCGACVPVCPVTAIFVLEDLPEKWANYTQINADYFKPAAG; from the coding sequence ATGGCCTATATAATCGCTGAACCGTGCATCGGAACAAAAGACACCGCCTGTGTGGATGTGTGCCCGGTTGATTGCATCCACCCGGCTAAAAATCGTGATTATCACGGCGGGCCGGAGAACCAAGGAACAAAAAACTTCGACGAAGTGCCGCAGCTCTATATAAACCCGCAGGAGTGCATTGACTGCGGCGCTTGCGTTCCAGTCTGCCCGGTGACAGCTATTTTCGTGCTCGAAGATCTGCCAGAAAAGTGGGCCAACTATACCCAAATCAATGCTGACTATTTCAAGCCAGCGGCTGGATAG
- the sufT gene encoding putative Fe-S cluster assembly protein SufT, with the protein MTVNEAITLGRDCEAIQIPSGIRLTLSAGTRVQLTQSLGGTYTVMTETGLLAHIAGKDADAIGQDIVPSPIGSAGGMAEEPVEKLVWDRLKTCFDPEIPVNIVELGLVYCCEVTPLAEGGNKVELRFTLTAPGCGMGDVLRRDIESKLRSVPGVIEADIQVVFDPPWNPSLMSEAAKLQLGLL; encoded by the coding sequence ATGACCGTGAACGAAGCGATCACTCTCGGCCGGGATTGCGAGGCAATCCAAATCCCAAGCGGTATCAGGCTTACCCTTTCCGCTGGTACACGGGTCCAACTCACGCAGTCGCTGGGCGGCACCTACACGGTGATGACGGAAACCGGGCTTCTGGCCCACATCGCGGGCAAAGACGCCGACGCTATCGGCCAGGACATCGTACCGTCACCAATCGGCAGCGCGGGCGGCATGGCTGAGGAGCCCGTAGAGAAATTGGTCTGGGATCGGTTGAAAACGTGCTTCGATCCTGAGATTCCCGTCAACATCGTAGAGCTCGGCCTCGTGTATTGCTGCGAAGTGACTCCCCTGGCGGAAGGGGGGAATAAAGTTGAGTTACGTTTCACGCTGACGGCTCCGGGTTGCGGAATGGGCGATGTGCTCAGGAGAGACATCGAAAGCAAGCTTCGCAGCGTTCCGGGCGTCATCGAGGCCGACATCCAGGTCGTCTTTGACCCGCCCTGGAACCCGAGCTTGATGTCGGAAGCGGCAAAGCTGCAGCTTGGCCTGCTGTGA
- a CDS encoding rhodanese-like domain-containing protein codes for MTPPDIGLSCTMAEILHAYPNAKIALFIRYHIGGCASCSYQLSDTLAEVCRNYSIADPSEAVLACIRQSASVEAKIHVSPEQVVGAIERGEDLRLLDVRSAEEWQAGRIPGAQPVTVELTFEALDSWPKQTPIVFYSNEGRRSLDKAAYFQAYGFTNARSLDGGIQAWPGKIESTLAGRSLG; via the coding sequence ATGACCCCGCCGGATATCGGTCTGAGCTGCACGATGGCAGAGATTCTCCATGCTTATCCAAACGCCAAGATAGCGTTGTTCATTCGGTACCACATCGGAGGGTGTGCCAGTTGCAGCTATCAGCTCAGTGACACGCTGGCGGAGGTCTGCCGGAATTACAGCATCGCGGATCCTTCGGAGGCAGTGCTCGCCTGCATCCGACAAAGCGCAAGCGTGGAGGCGAAGATCCATGTCTCCCCGGAACAAGTCGTCGGCGCAATCGAGCGAGGAGAGGACCTGCGGCTTCTCGATGTGCGATCGGCCGAGGAATGGCAGGCAGGCCGCATTCCGGGAGCGCAGCCTGTCACGGTGGAATTGACCTTCGAGGCGCTCGATTCCTGGCCTAAGCAGACCCCGATTGTCTTCTACTCGAACGAGGGACGAAGAAGTCTCGACAAGGCGGCTTACTTCCAGGCCTATGGCTTCACAAACGCGCGAAGCCTCGACGGTGGAATCCAGGCTTGGCCAGGCAAGATCGAATCAACCCTGGCAGGGCGCTCTCTGGGGTGA